From Uloborus diversus isolate 005 chromosome 8, Udiv.v.3.1, whole genome shotgun sequence, a single genomic window includes:
- the LOC129227613 gene encoding uncharacterized protein LOC129227613 yields the protein MKSFRNLTPLRGFTVLIVFCSLARSSYASKAASSRQDISKPPTDMVAAESIAVSNYKVQALSSAGDRRYGYPYAIAPTLPPFLKARSDDFENEASDEVEPRVVALSPAKTYGSRIDSKDNGISLKKQKKTKVPYTYGATRRQSYDEDSSSERTFQGYREPKYRNFDELETRFMPRRVDYSVPYSEYAYPKSRRPVVSPRDPYLTPSTVKTDTFYPKVNSYPSTYGKRDPSITYGAGRYEDPNNYHSEHIHGGNYGLGNSYGTGNSYGPSPSKYPSAGGHYEYQEDYAIESNKPIIGDIRKRLLDYAGASDLYEGEPDYLREVARNKHKYGTLGNDFYSYGGYKSSYGDYPYGESKVTIVKKARS from the exons AAGTCCTTTCGGAACCTGACACCTTTAAGGGGTTTCACCGTGTTAATCGTCTTCTGCAGTCTGGCAAGAAGTTCCTACGCATCAAAAGCTGCTTCCAGCCGACAAGATATTTCCAAACCACCTACAGATATGGTCGCTGCTGAAAGCATCGCAGTGTCCAACTACAAAGTCCAGGCTTTGTCTTCAGCAGGTGACAGACGTTATGGTTATCCATACGCAATAGCCCCCACGCTTCCGCCGTTTCTGAAAGCTAGATCAGATGATTTCGAGAATGAAGCTTCTGACGAAGTAGAGCCTCGAGTAGTAGCTCTCAGTCCA GCCAAAACTTATGGAAGTAGAATCGATTCCAAAGACAATGGAATTTCCTTGAAAAAGCAAAAGAAGACGAAAGTTCCTTACACTTATGGCGCAACCCGTCGCCAAAGTTACGACGAGGACTCATCCTCTGAGAGAACTTTCCAAGGATATCGGGAACCCAAGTACAGGAACTTTGATGAATTGGAAACGAGGTTCATGCCGAGGCGAGTCGACTACAGCGTTCCTTACTCCGAGTACGCATATCCGAAATCTCGAAGACCAGTTGTATCTCCGAGAGACCCTTATTTGACGCCTAGTACTGTTAAAACAGACACATTTTATCCTAAAGTAAACAGTTATCCGTCTACATACGGCAAAAG GGATCCAAGTATTACTTATGGAGCAGGAAGATATGAAGATCCCAACAACTACCACAGTGAACATATACACGGCGGTAATTATGGACTGGGAAATAGCTATGGAACAGGAAACAGCTATGGACCTTCACCTTCAAAGTACCCATCCGCAGGCGGCCATTACGAATACCAGGAAGATTATGCCATTGAAAGTAACAAGCCCATCATTGGTGACATAAGAAAAAGACTTTTGGATTATGCTGGAGCTTCTGACCTCTATGAAGGAGAGCCTGATTACTTAAGAGAGGTTGCACGGAACAAACACAAGTATGGCACCTTAGGCAATGATTTTTATTCATATGGTGGATATAAATCATCTTACGGAGATTATCCTTACGGAGAATCGAAAGTAACTATTGTTAAAAAAGCAAGATCATGA